A segment of the Echinicola strongylocentroti genome:
CGTAAAAGCCCTTTTTTAATATAGGCCATATGACGACAGGTTTTGTTATTTTCTACCCAAACTTCATTTTTCTTTAAATATCTATGGTTAAAAAACGGATGACTTTCTTCCCAATCCAAATCTGTGAATTCTGCATTAGACTTTAGGAATTCATGGAATTTATTTATGCTCTCCATATTTAGGTAATTTAAAATTTGGCTCTTTGCTACTTTGCAAATAAATGTAAATTGCCGCAACAATTATTCTGTCAAACAATTTGCCCCCGAAATATCTTTTGTTGAACTTATAAATAAACTCAACCAAAATTAAACTGTATATATTTCCTGTTGCCAAGCGATCAATATCCAACAGGTTCGTTTTTAATTATTGATTGCTGTTTGTAAACATTACGGTTTTGCAAGTCATTCAGTTTCCATTTATCAGCAAGCTCTTTATCAAATCCTTCTCCTTGCATGGGTGACAGGTTCTCCCTTGTCTGTGGGTATTAACGAGTAGGGACTGTTGTTTATCATTATCCCAACCGTCCCTGCACACTTCTTAGTATTCGTGGTTTTTTATTAGTCCTTCCGGGATTGGAAAAAGGTAAGCTATATACAATCACCTTCCTAAGGAATATCAAATACTCGCTTTTTTCCGATCCTTTCATCGTTGTCTTCAACAAAATTGAAACGGCTTTCCAAGACTTCACATACTACCTTTTAATGAGGCACCAGCTCTATGACCATAATTTTACACAAGTGCACCCCAGCTTGAGGGCAATCAAGGCCATGTGGCAACGGAATAAATGAAGGCAATGTGGGAAGCCCCGCGTTTATGCCGGAATCTCATGGCCGCCCCTGCAGCCCGAAAGCTAACATTGTGGAATGATTAATAAATAAATCAAATCCCCAAGAAGCCATACTTAGGTTTAACTGTACCTCCCATAACCCCGCCTTTCCCAGTATCAGTTCATTCAACACCTCATTTAGATTACCCTACCTTTAAGAGATGGGATGTTCGAACGACCAGAACACAAAATTATTATCTGTCATTTTCTCTTTTTCAAAACTCGGTAATTACAAGCTTTATTTTCCGCATATTCAATTTTATGTTCGGACATAAGTTGAACTATTGTTTTCATTGTTTCGTTTTCACAAAGGCCAATTTTTTCCCCAAGGTCAATTTCATTTAGTTGACCGTTGTTTTCATTCAAGGCCATGTAATATCTATCTTTATTTTTCATAAATCATTTACTTTTTTACTGCTATCATCATGTGTGGGCTAAATGGTAAAAGGTAGGGGTCGTTTTCTGTAACCTGGATAAGTTCTAATAATGTCTTTTTTCGTTTATCATTTAACATATTGGCAAAGTAATCCTTATCTAACCAAGCCATCCCTTCTATTGCATACATATTAATATAAATCAGTCCTTGATTTATAAATTCCTCTTTTAATTGTTCAGGTTTGTGATAATATGCTTCGGCTAATAGCCAAGGAAAATCGTCCGGTGGATTATGTTTTCCCGTTGTCAGTTCTTCCATGCACATCTCAAGAAATGTACTTTTATGAATTAGTCCATTTAAAAGTCCAACCAAAGTCGATGCTGTATAATTAATGGCGAAAGCCAGTATAATTCCATTATTTTTCAAAACTCTTTTAGCTTCTTGAATGGATAAATCCCTATCCTCCTTTTTCTGAAGGTGATAAAGTGGTCCGTGCAAGATTATTAAGTCTGCATAATTATTTGGAAATTTCAATTTTCGTGATTCACCATAATGAACCGAAAATTTGTTTTTCAATTTATCCGCTCTGTTTTGGGCTATCTTTATATGTTTTGAAACAGGGTCCACCAAATGAACTTGATGCCCATTTTTAGCTAACCATTCCGAATATTTTCCTGTTCCTCCCCCAACATCGATTATTTTTGTATTTGATCCTGGTGTATATTTTTCTATGAGTAATTTAATTCTTTCAAATTCAAATATCCCCATCCCTTTGTTGAGTCTGTTTTCTTCGGATACTTTTTCGTAAAAAATTTCTATGTTTCTGCTTATTATCTGTTTACTATTCATAATTAAATTTTATACATCACTATCACATTTAAGATGTCGAATACATCACAAAGCGATGAAACAATTGATTTGAAAATCAACTGGTTTTGTTTAAGATTTGATGAAATAAAAGGGTATTATTATCCATGCATTGAAATAAAAAGTCTTCAATGCATTATTTACTCGTTTTTTATCGAGTTGGTCTTTTAGAGAAAGACATGGATAATATGTCAGCAATAGTATAACAGATTACCAAGGTAGGAATTCTGAGTGATATTTTTTCTGGTTTGTTGGTTTTTCTAAATGCCAGGTAAAGGTTTTGTGCATGGATTCGATGCGTGAACATGGATAAAAAAATCTTCACCTTAATTGTCCTGTAATTGTTTTTCCAACGTTTCAATTTCAGTGGAACCACCCGCATATTTTTCAATCACATTTCCATTCCCGTCAGTCAAAATATGCCAAGGGATTCCAAAAGTATCCTTTCCTCGTAACCGCCTCAAATCTTTGTAAAGATCTTTATTGGCTATAAGGTGATACCCCTCCAATTGGTAATATTTTATCATTTCCCTCCACTTTTCCACTTTATCATCTTTATCGACAGAAATATAAAGCATAGTGGTTTTTTCATTGCTCAATAGATCATATAACCTGTCATTGTGCTTGAATTCCTGCTTGCACGGCCCACACCAGGTGGCCCAAATATCAACATAAATCTTCTGGGAATTGATGGATTTCACGGCTTCTTTAAGCGAGTTTATACTGTTTACATCTTCCAGAAAATGAATATTCTCATTTAACACTTCATCCTGCTTTCTGTGAAAAGCAATGATGGGTATTATTTCGGACTCTATATAGGGTATATATTCACTGGATGGATTTTCTTTTTCAAATTGTTCAAAGAGCGTAACCAGTTCTTTTTCATAGTTTTTGCTGATAGCTTCCATATAAATATATGCAGCACAATAATACTCAAGCTGCTTTCCTGTCAAATACTTTTTGGCCAAATCTATGTGACGGGTGTGAATCAACCTTTGTTTTTTGGTTTCGGACAAGTCTTCGGGGTTTACCTTGCCTTCCACAAAATCCTTATACCATAGATATGATTTCACGTAATAAAAAAACCATGGTGAACGCATTAAATTCGGATCGCCAACGGAGAATTCCTTAAAAGTGTCCCCCCATAGTCGGCTATATTCCTCTTCGGTTAAAATAATTTTATTGCGCTCGCTCAATAGATAGTTCATTAAAGCGATACTCGTTCGGGCCCCAGCATAAAAATAAATCTGATCAGCGATCACCAACTCATGGAACCTTTTTGAGATTATGCCTGCATCAAGTAAACTATCGTACTTTGCAACATTCCTTAATCTGCTTTTTCCTAGGCCCTGCATGATTTCAGCAGGTACGGAGTCTTCACTGTACTTCCTGGCTTCCAGCTCAAAGTGACCTGACAACATACTTCGGTTGGGATTCTGATTATATAATTCTTGCCCTTTACTGTTCTTTGATTTAACGGTAAATTGGACATCTCCCTTCTTTTGCTTGATCTGAACCCTATAGAGCATTCCTGGCTCTGCAACTATGGTCCCATATGGCTCATGGCCATTTGATAACTCTATAAAACTTGCTTTGTCCAGCGACAAGGATATTTTGAAATGACCTAGTGAATCAGGTTGAACGGAATTTTCAAATCCGAAGTAGCTGATTCCGTTGAGCGGAACAGTATATTCAATTTTCCCAGGCACGTTACCCGAAATCATTCCCTCTATGGTCATTTTTTCGTCATTCTCTTTCTGGCAACAACAGCCCAATAGCATTAGAGATACAAAGGTCAAGAATTGTTTCATAATATTTAAAGTTCATCCGGCCCTTACCAAGGATACAATACTATCAGGTATACATTAAGGCTAAAGTGGTTTTGACCTATCTTTATAAGTTGTCCTGCTTATTTTGTCCCGTCACAATTTCAGCTATTTATGGTCTATTAGTGCTCAAGGGCACTATTTGGTAAAATCCCTGCCAGTCCAAGGTAGTAATTTTCTATAAATTCAAAAACTAAGGTTGTAGAAAAGAAAAACACCTCCAATCAACTTGAAGGTGCCTCTATTTTATCAAAGTCAAACTACGACTACATCTTCGCCCCTTTCCCCTTTTTGGGTTCCTTAGGAGTGTTCTTCACCTTCGGGGCCTGTTGCTTTTTTTCCTGCTGGCCCTGCTTTTCCTCCTTTCCCTGCTCTTTGGCAAGGAGCAGATCCTTGGTCTTGACCATTTTCATTTCCGCATCATAGACGTTGACCGATTTGAACTTGGGATTGGCCGATACGTACATGATCTCTTCCCTGCCGCCCTTTTCCATGGTCACCGGATAGACATTCCCCTTTTCGAAGGCCTTCACCATCCATTCGGTCTTGGTAGGGTCCTGAAGCTCCTTGATCGGGAGTTTGGACAGGGCCTCCTTACTGTCAAAGCCATAGTTCTCATGGTAGGACTCTATCCTGAAATTGTTGTTCTTGTCCTTCTGGGAAAAGTCCAGCTGCATCCATGCCTGGTAGGGCTCGTTTTCCTGGTTGAGCATACCCTTTTTCACCGCCCTTCCTTCCAAAAGGTTAAAGGCCTCCTTGGCCGTTACCGACTGGTTGTTGTAAAAAGTGTGCTGCTTGGGGGCAATTTCAGGGTTGGGATTGTGCAGGCTTGCATCGTACTTGTTTAGAAAATACCGCTCCGAAGTATTGGACTTTCTGAAATAAAGCGAAAAGTCCATTTTCCTGCCCTCTATTTCCATTTGGTGTGGCAATTGGAAGGCTTCGTTACCTGCCTTGATCTGCTTTTCCAGCGCGGCGTTCATGTCGGTATCAAAACCGGTGTACTTTAGTTTTTCCTTGAGGTACGCTAAATTTTCCTGGTCCATGGTTTATTCGGTTTCAGGTTGAACATCGGTCAGGTTCCGTGTTTTCAGGATATCCCTGCCCCTGACCTTTAGGCGAAGGTTCCTGTCTCCGTTTTTCTCCTTGAGCTGTATGACCAACTGCTTGTTGTCCGAAAGGGTAAATTTTGGAAAGGCCGCTACCAGGGCATTGCTCCGGTGACCAGCAATCCCTTTCCCGTCCTGCCATTCGAGCAGGAGCGGGTCAAGGAATCCTTCGCGTAGTGAGGCATGTTTGGCCTGCTTCTTATCGGTGATGGTAAAAAGTAGGCCTTCCACGCTATAGGGCAACCTGGAGCGGTTGGCCACACGGAACCTAAAGAAGAGCAATCCCTCCTTTTGGTAAATACCTTCCAGCCTGAATTTCATCCGGTAATCCTTGGACGTCCTTCTAAGGAACGCTTCTTCTTCCATCACGGCATCTCCTGTCCTTTCCAGCTCATCAGCCGCCAGCCTGCTAGCGGCAAGCCGTACATTTTCCCAGAACCTCAGCTCCTGACGGGCAATGTTAATGGAAGATCGTGCCAGTGATTCATCATAGCTGATCCTGAAATGGTACAGCCGGGCATCGGCGGTGACCACATGTAGGTTGGTGGGGGAAAAGGAGCGCTTCCCGGCCTTTAGCAGTAACAGATTGGGTGCTTTTTCTTCTACTTTGGCCATGACACTGCCATGTCCCCTATCTACACTCACCACCTTCCCGGGAAAAACCAGTGCGGTGGTATGGTCCCAGCCAACACTGACCGGATAGGCCGGCAACACCGCATCTTTGGTTATGGGCCGTATTTTCAGTTGTTGCTGTGCGGACAGCGATCCTGTATGGAGTGAAAAAAGGATCGCAAAAATTATCATGGTGTTTTTCATTTGATTATGCATTTTCGGTGTTGACCAATAAAATGGGATGTCCGGCCTTCAGTGTTATTTTGATGGCCTTGTTCTTTTTCCTGAAAAGCCCCTTCGCTGCGGACACCCCTGCCGAGGCCATTTGTGTTTCCAGGGTCATCCCCGAGGACATGTTGGGCATTCCGGTCACCAGGGCATCACCGGCGCCCTGCTGGAGTTCTTTCCCAAGGTTTCCACCGATAGGAATGCCCGCCATGGCATCATGGTCATAGGCGTCCAGTGACACGGGCAATATATGGTTGCCCGACCGCAGGGAGCTGACCGTCAACTGCACACGGTCCCCGTCCAGGGAGGCCCTGCCATAAACAATGCTTCCCGAGGGGTATTCCATCCCGTTTACCCGCACCTTTTCCAATAATTTCAGCTTGATCCTCCCTTCCCTTTCCAGGACGGTTTCCTCTGCAATTTCTGCTGAGATGGCGGGTTCCAGGACATGTGCCATCGGTTGGTGTTGCTCCAGTCCGTAAAAGGCATTCTGTTCCTGCCGGCGGGTATCCATAGCTCCCCTTTTCTTAATTTCTGAAAGCCCTTTTGATTCCTTCTCGACGGTAAATCGTGTCTTTTCCAGCTGCTTGTTACGTAGGCGCTCCCTTACCCGTTCAGGATGCTGGACATCCAGGATCTTTTCGAGCATGCCTTCCAGTTGCTGAATTTCGGGATCGGGACCGTTGGGCTGCATACGGTCCATCAGCCCTTCCAATTGGGCAATATCCCTTTCAAGGCCGCTGGGGATTTCTTTTTTGACCGGTGCTGGCCTATGTGGCGACCTTTCAGGTGTAAAATCTTCCCTTGGACGCACCAACTGCCGATCGAGCTGTTCCAGTTTTTCCATCAGCTCTGTCTCGCTGTGGTCGAGGCTTCCCTTTTTGGATAGCGGCAAGAGTTCGCTGGACTTGCCTGCCGTTGGTTGTTCCCGTTTCCTTAAATAGGGATCCATCCGTGCCATTTCCCGTTTACGCTGGTCTGCCTTGGCTTTCTTTTGGTAGAGTTCCATTTTGCCCAGTTCCCGTGTTTCCAGCTGGGGCCCGGGAAGGTCGGCCCGCAAGCGCATGGGCAATCGTTCAGCATCGTCTTTATTTCGTAATCCCTGCCCTGCCCAGGCAAATGCGAGGACAAGGGGAAGGACAAACAGTGGAAGGACCAGCAGCAGGGTCCGTTGTCTTGTGTTGGGTCTTTTCATGGTTTTTCTTTGTTTAATTGGTGAATAGTTGTATCCATTACAGGCCTATATTCCCCTAGTGGATTATCAGGTGTGGCAGAAACCACTGCCACGTTCCCTCCGGCGGTCAGCTGTAGGACAATGGCCCCTGCCCAAAGGGCGAGTAAAAGGCCATATAGCAGGATGCGCTTCTGATTGGAGAGCCGTCGGTCCATTTTGTCCAAGTTATGGGCAAGCGATTTGGGTACATCCCTTATCAATTCCAACAGCTGTGATGTTTTCACTTTTGTGCCAAGGGCAATGGGGCATTGTTTCATCTTTTTTCGATTTTGAGGTCCTTGTTTTCCAGTGTTTCCCATTTCTCGATAAGCAGGCCGTGGGGATTGTTGCGGGACCGGGCCATTTCCCGGAGCACACCGGTGGTGACCAGCCTTCTGGTCAGCTTGGAAGTGGGCCTGGTGATGACCTGGGATCCATAGTACCAGAAGCGATAAGGGCTTTGCCCCATGTCCAGTGCTATGCTGTCGGCATAAATTTCCTGGCTGATGTTGCCGGTCACCAGCCTGTCGTAATAGCCCTGCTCCCGCAGCACCTGGTAGGCATCCCGGACTGACCCATCGCCAAGGTACATGGCCTCGGCGAGCCTTTGTTCGATAAGGTCATCATCCGGGGAAAGCCCAAAGAAACGGTCATGGAAACGGATGACATGCTCCCTTGCTTCCACATTTAGGTTGCCTTGTCTACTATCGGCAAGGGCCTCCATTACCTTCCCGTCCAAAAGGATGTATACCCGCTCTGCGGCCTGCTGCTGGAAGCGGTAGGAAAGCAATATTGCCCCAAGGGCCAGCAGTACCGCCCCGATGGACAGCACCAAGCTAAAGCGTTTCACATGCTGGAAGGCAGTTTCGATATTGGTCAGGTGTTCGAACATATCAGGTAAGGGTCTTGGCGGCCGCAACGGGTGCAGAGGTCACCATGCTGCTGGTCTTGTGGAGCAGTGTGTCCCGGCCTGCTGAATAGACTATGTAGTTGGCCACCGAGGGGACGGTAAAGTAGCCGATAATGGCAATGACCAGAAAGATCAGGTAGGCCGTATCGGTGGAAGAAAAGAAGGTCTTGCCCGCATTCTCCACCTGGCCGATATCGATCAGGATCATGTTCTCCTGGATCTTCCCGATGATGGCCCCGAAGATATTGGCCACGGGGAGCCACATGTACACGTTGATATAGCGGGCTATCCAGGAGCGGAGGGTTTGCTGGAAACCGTCGAATACGGAGATGCCCATCACGATCGGCCCCAATATGGAGAGCACGATCAAATAGAACACCCTGATGGTATTGATGCACAGGGCTGCGGCCTGATAGAGCACTTCAAGGACTTCGCTCATCCATTTTTTTATGGAGTTGGAGAAGTTGAAGGAGGCCTTTTCCATGGCAAACTTGATGTCGTTGCCCAGCCCGTCCCAAAAACCCTCTTCACTGCCCTCGGGATGGGTGTATTCGTACCAGCTATCCCGGTCACCACTGCCGCTTTCCCCCACGTACATTTCCCAATATTGGGTGGATTCCAAGGCCCGTTGTTTCTCGGCAAGGAGCCTTTCGATGGCCGCATTGGATCCTTCCACCATTTTTCCGGTGGCTCCTGCCAGTGGGGAAAGTACTGCGTTCATCAAATGGAGCACGGAAGGGAAGAGCATGATGGCCATGCCCAGGGCAAAGGGGCGCAACAGCGGATAGAAGTCCACCGCCTCTGCCCGTGCGATATGTCCCCATACCCTGCTTCCGATATAAAATATTGCCGCAAACCCCGCAAGTGCCCTGCCCGCCCCGATCAGCTCGGATGCCAGCGGTACCATGTCCACATAGAGGCGGTCCAACACTTGATGGAGCCCCCCTGCCCCTCCGCTCACGCCTTGGGCCTGAACGCCCACGGCCATTAGGGCAAACAATAATGTGATGGCAGCCTTTTTCATGGCTGTAGGGATTTGATGGTTTCAAGATTTGCAGAAGCCTGTTTCCGCTGGCGGTTCAGTACCGCCGCTTCATTATTGAAGATGCGCACAAATACATAGCGGTCCTTTATCTCATCAAAGATCCGGTCGATGGCCGCCATCCTTTCCTCATCGGTCATCTGCAGTTTCCCTCCGGTGACCACCAGCAGCAGCTCTTCGATATTGCGGGCACTCATGTCCAGCAGGTTGCCGTACACCATGGCCAGGTAGTCAAGCTCCCCACGGTTAAAGTTCCCCCTGTTGATGAACTGGCGGTAGGCCCTGCGGTATTCCTCCAGGACAAGCTTTTGGTAATTGATGATCCCGCCTACTTTATGGTAGCGTTTCACCACGGGACTGACAGCGGAGAGCCCATCGATAAAGAGCTTGTGCAGGGAGAAATTGCCCGAGGCAATGTCCCTTACCGCATTATAGCCACGGCTCAAAGTCCGGTAGCCCGTGTACATATCATCGAGGATCTGCTTGAACTGGTTCAGCTTTTCCACGTTGAGCAGCAACTGGGCGGATTCGCCGACCTGTGACACCGCCACCCGCGGCAAGCCACACAGGCTGCCCATAAGCAATAGCATGGTCAAATAGTGTTTCATGGTGTTTTCAATTGATGTAGTTGCCGAATGGTCTCCAAGTCCCCCGCATGCCAGGCACGGTGCCGCAGCTGCTGGTAATTTTCCCGGTTAAAGGAACGGACAAAGCGGTCCAGGCCCTGCAGCTGCTGGTAAAGCCGGTCGATGAGTTTTAGCCGCTCCCCTTCGGAAAGCTCCAGTCCCGGTTGTAGCGCCACTGCCATCAGCTCGTCCAACAGCTTCGATGCAGTGGCAACCGTCTTATCAAATACCGCCCCGAGATATTCACTCTCATTCGGTTTCAGCCGGACATGGGCGGCAAACAGCTTTCGGGCCGTTTTCATACGGTCCAGCAAGCGGAGCTGCAGGGCGATAAATTCCGGCACAACCCGGTAATTTCTGACAATAGGACTGATCGAGGCAAGACCGCCAAAGAAATCCCCGTGCAGGTTGAATTCCCCATTACGCAGCATCTGTACCGTATTCCACCCGGTACGGAGCGTTTCATAGCCTTTTCGGGCATAGCCGATGTAGAGCTGCAGGCCGGTGATCTGTTTGGCCAGGTATTCCTTTTGGGTCTTTTTCTGCCGGAACCATTCACTGAAGGTCTGGGCTTTTGCCGTGGCAGTAAATGACAGCAGAAAAACCACCAGTAATCCCATTTTTGTCCTTTTAAATTCCATATCGTCTTGATTTTTGTTGTTCCATCGGGTTGACCATTGAAATGGCCAGTTTTCGGGAAGGGATGTCGTGGATATCCTTGGGGGACAGCCTTTTTTCCTTTATGGTCCATCCAAACCGGTCCTGGTGGCAAAGCTCCATGTGGGCAAGTCTCCAGTTCCCTTTTTCATTGGGCTCCAATTTCAGGTAGGCCGTGGTATAGGGGTGGCCTTCTCCCTGCCATTGCAGGTAGGTGCTCATTAGCAGTCCATCGGAGGGATAATCCTCCTCTCCTTTCAAATAGGCTTTGATAAACTCCCTGATCGAAGTGGTAAACTTGCCGGGATAGGCTCCCTTGCAATGGTATGCGCTGTCATAGCCCTTGGATTTCAATATCGGCATCCAGGCATGTGCGGTATCCAGGAGTTGCCGGAGTCTTTTGATAGGTTGCTTATTCATGGATTTCCTTAAGTGTTTTGATTGCTCCCTTGGCATGGCTGCGCTGCCGTGTGATCA
Coding sequences within it:
- a CDS encoding class I SAM-dependent methyltransferase, with the translated sequence MNSKQIISRNIEIFYEKVSEENRLNKGMGIFEFERIKLLIEKYTPGSNTKIIDVGGGTGKYSEWLAKNGHQVHLVDPVSKHIKIAQNRADKLKNKFSVHYGESRKLKFPNNYADLIILHGPLYHLQKKEDRDLSIQEAKRVLKNNGIILAFAINYTASTLVGLLNGLIHKSTFLEMCMEELTTGKHNPPDDFPWLLAEAYYHKPEQLKEEFINQGLIYINMYAIEGMAWLDKDYFANMLNDKRKKTLLELIQVTENDPYLLPFSPHMMIAVKK
- a CDS encoding TlpA family protein disulfide reductase, with amino-acid sequence MKQFLTFVSLMLLGCCCQKENDEKMTIEGMISGNVPGKIEYTVPLNGISYFGFENSVQPDSLGHFKISLSLDKASFIELSNGHEPYGTIVAEPGMLYRVQIKQKKGDVQFTVKSKNSKGQELYNQNPNRSMLSGHFELEARKYSEDSVPAEIMQGLGKSRLRNVAKYDSLLDAGIISKRFHELVIADQIYFYAGARTSIALMNYLLSERNKIILTEEEYSRLWGDTFKEFSVGDPNLMRSPWFFYYVKSYLWYKDFVEGKVNPEDLSETKKQRLIHTRHIDLAKKYLTGKQLEYYCAAYIYMEAISKNYEKELVTLFEQFEKENPSSEYIPYIESEIIPIIAFHRKQDEVLNENIHFLEDVNSINSLKEAVKSINSQKIYVDIWATWCGPCKQEFKHNDRLYDLLSNEKTTMLYISVDKDDKVEKWREMIKYYQLEGYHLIANKDLYKDLRRLRGKDTFGIPWHILTDGNGNVIEKYAGGSTEIETLEKQLQDN
- the traN gene encoding conjugative transposon protein TraN, whose amino-acid sequence is MKNTMIIFAILFSLHTGSLSAQQQLKIRPITKDAVLPAYPVSVGWDHTTALVFPGKVVSVDRGHGSVMAKVEEKAPNLLLLKAGKRSFSPTNLHVVTADARLYHFRISYDESLARSSINIARQELRFWENVRLAASRLAADELERTGDAVMEEEAFLRRTSKDYRMKFRLEGIYQKEGLLFFRFRVANRSRLPYSVEGLLFTITDKKQAKHASLREGFLDPLLLEWQDGKGIAGHRSNALVAAFPKFTLSDNKQLVIQLKEKNGDRNLRLKVRGRDILKTRNLTDVQPETE
- the traM gene encoding conjugative transposon protein TraM codes for the protein MKRPNTRQRTLLLVLPLFVLPLVLAFAWAGQGLRNKDDAERLPMRLRADLPGPQLETRELGKMELYQKKAKADQRKREMARMDPYLRKREQPTAGKSSELLPLSKKGSLDHSETELMEKLEQLDRQLVRPREDFTPERSPHRPAPVKKEIPSGLERDIAQLEGLMDRMQPNGPDPEIQQLEGMLEKILDVQHPERVRERLRNKQLEKTRFTVEKESKGLSEIKKRGAMDTRRQEQNAFYGLEQHQPMAHVLEPAISAEIAEETVLEREGRIKLKLLEKVRVNGMEYPSGSIVYGRASLDGDRVQLTVSSLRSGNHILPVSLDAYDHDAMAGIPIGGNLGKELQQGAGDALVTGMPNMSSGMTLETQMASAGVSAAKGLFRKKNKAIKITLKAGHPILLVNTENA
- the traK gene encoding conjugative transposon protein TraK, with translation MFEHLTNIETAFQHVKRFSLVLSIGAVLLALGAILLSYRFQQQAAERVYILLDGKVMEALADSRQGNLNVEAREHVIRFHDRFFGLSPDDDLIEQRLAEAMYLGDGSVRDAYQVLREQGYYDRLVTGNISQEIYADSIALDMGQSPYRFWYYGSQVITRPTSKLTRRLVTTGVLREMARSRNNPHGLLIEKWETLENKDLKIEKR
- the traJ gene encoding conjugative transposon protein TraJ, with protein sequence MKKAAITLLFALMAVGVQAQGVSGGAGGLHQVLDRLYVDMVPLASELIGAGRALAGFAAIFYIGSRVWGHIARAEAVDFYPLLRPFALGMAIMLFPSVLHLMNAVLSPLAGATGKMVEGSNAAIERLLAEKQRALESTQYWEMYVGESGSGDRDSWYEYTHPEGSEEGFWDGLGNDIKFAMEKASFNFSNSIKKWMSEVLEVLYQAAALCINTIRVFYLIVLSILGPIVMGISVFDGFQQTLRSWIARYINVYMWLPVANIFGAIIGKIQENMILIDIGQVENAGKTFFSSTDTAYLIFLVIAIIGYFTVPSVANYIVYSAGRDTLLHKTSSMVTSAPVAAAKTLT
- a CDS encoding TerB family tellurite resistance protein; its protein translation is MKHYLTMLLLMGSLCGLPRVAVSQVGESAQLLLNVEKLNQFKQILDDMYTGYRTLSRGYNAVRDIASGNFSLHKLFIDGLSAVSPVVKRYHKVGGIINYQKLVLEEYRRAYRQFINRGNFNRGELDYLAMVYGNLLDMSARNIEELLLVVTGGKLQMTDEERMAAIDRIFDEIKDRYVFVRIFNNEAAVLNRQRKQASANLETIKSLQP